The proteins below are encoded in one region of Sphaerodactylus townsendi isolate TG3544 linkage group LG06, MPM_Stown_v2.3, whole genome shotgun sequence:
- the SLC16A8 gene encoding monocarboxylate transporter 3, which produces MGRADVEKDHLPEKMKPPDGGWGWIVLLGCFTITGFSYAFPKAVSVYFKELMHDFHVGYSDTAWISSIMLAMLYGTGPVCTIMVNQFGCRPVMLVGGLLASLGMILASFTTNIIELYLTAGMLTGLGMALNFQPSLIMLGSYFDKRRPLANGLAAAGSPVFLSALSPLGQVLLDKFGWRGGFLIMGGLLLNCCTCGAVMRPLEISMKKREKVQDKYEVKEMLPMGGRTEEVISTMDSTKKSKKAKKKKHKKRKKLLDFSIFKNKGFVIYAIAKFIMVLGLFVPPILLVNYAKDIGVPDKEAAFLLSIIGFIDIFARPSCGMFAGLKWVRPHVTYLFSFAMLFNGLTDILSAKANTYTSLIIFCVFFGLSYGMVGALQFEVLMAIIGSQKFSSAIGLVLLIEAFAVLIGPPSAGLLVDALKKYDVIFYMAGSEVVLSALFLAIVSYCCLNRAKKMPSQPEHPPPGGGGSETEEAESDVPEAEDHPGDNHHLSHSGNNNAGSEAVNHLTENRNADRVGCPDREGTVMIPGGCHIDQIIERDSF; this is translated from the exons ATGGGCAGGGCTGATGTAGAGAAGGATCACCTGCCTGAAAAAATGAAGCCCCCAGATGGTGGCTGGGGCTGGATTGTGCTGCTGGGTTGCTTCACCATTACTGGCTTTTCCTATGCCTTTCCAAAGGCAGTGAGCGTCTATTTCAAGGAGCTGATGCATGACTTCCACGTGGGCTACAGTGACACAGCCTGGATCTCATCTATCATGCTGGCTATGCTGTATGGAACAG GGCCTGTATGTACCATTATGGTGAACCAGTTTGGATGCCGGCCTGTGATGCTTGTTGGAGGACTTCTGGCTTCCTTGGGCATGATTCTAGCCTCCTTCACTACAAACATTATTGAGCTGTATTTGACGGCTGGCATGCTGACAG GATTAGGTATGGCTCTGAACTTTCAGCCTTCCTTGATCATGCTAGGCTCCTACTTTGACAAGCGCAGACCTCTGGCCAATGGACTTGCAGCGGCTGGGAGCCCGGTTTTCCTTTCCGCCCTCTCTCCGCTAGGACAAGTCTTGCTGGATAAGTTTGGCTGGCGAGGGGGGTTCCTCATTATGGGGGGCTTGCTGCTCAACTGCTGTACCTGTGGAGCAGTCATGAGACCTCTGGAGATTAGcatgaagaagagagagaaagtccAGGACAAATATGAAGTAAAAGAAATGCTCCCAATGGGAGGAAGGACAGAAGAGGttatcagcaccatggacagcacgaAGAAGTCCAAAAAAGCCAAGAAGAAAAAGcacaagaaaaggaagaagttgtTAGatttctccatcttcaaaaacAAGGGCTTCGTCATTTATGCCATTGCCAAGTTCATCATGGTTCTGGGCCTCTTTGTGCCCCCTATATTGCTCGTCAACTATGCCAAAGACATAGGAGTGCCAGACAAGGAAGCTGCTTTTTTGCTGTCCATCATTGGGTTCATAGATATTTTTGCCCGCCCATCTTGCGGCATGTTTGCTGGACTTAAGTGGGTGCGCCCTCACGTCACTTACTTGTTCAGCTTTGCGATGCTGTTCAATGGCCTGACCGATATACTCAGTGCCAAGGCCAACACCTACACATCGCTCATCATCTTCTGTGTCTTCTTTGGCCTATCCTATGGCATGGTGGGAGCGCTGCAATTTGAAGTACTCATGGCCATCATTGGGTCCCAGAAGTTCTCCAGTGCCATTGGGCTTGTGCTGCTCATCGAGGCCTTTGCAGTACTCATTGGACCTCCCTCTGCAG GACTCTTGGTGGATGCACTCAAGAAGTATGACGTTATCTTCTATATGGCTGGCTCAGAGGTTGTGTTGTCGGCTCTCTTTCTGGCCATTGTTTCATACTGCTGCTTGAACAGAGCAAAAAAGATGCCTTCACAACCGGAGCATCCTCCTCCAGGGGGAGGTGGCAGTGAAACAGAGGAAGCCGAATCAGACGTACCGGAAGCAGAGGATCATCCTGGGGACAATCATCACCTGTCTCACAGTGGTAACAACAATGCCGGGAGTGAGGCAGTGAATCACCTTACAGAAAACAGGAATGCAGACAGAGTCGGGTGTCCCGATAGGGAAGGCACAGTAATGATACCAGGTGGCTGCCATATTGACCAGATAATAGAAAGAGACAGTTTTTAG